In Eriocheir sinensis breed Jianghai 21 chromosome 18, ASM2467909v1, whole genome shotgun sequence, the genomic stretch CAGCTCGGGTGAGTTACATCTCCAATTTTCAATAAATTTAATATAATTCACATGGTTAATTTATGTCACCTGTATAAATcacgctcccccctcccccctctggcTGCGCCGCTTCCACCGCGCCTCCGTCAGCGTCTCCCGCCGACGGCAGCGAGTGATCACGGCGGCGGGTCATCTTGGGTCTCCCGCGGGGCGCCGCTGAGTATCCGTCTGATTAATGGAAAAGGAATAACTTTCCGGGAGTAATATAGTAAATCACCTCAAATCTGGTTGAGGTGGGAGGCTGTCGCACCTGCCGGAGGTACGGGCGGAGCACGGCGCGTAGcgggagagtgtgagtgtgaggtgaCGGCGTGAGGGTGTGAGTGTGAGGTTGTGCAAGCGTGTGGGCGTGCCGTCGtgaagggtgtgagggtgtgaaaGTGTCACCGTCGCCGCCGGCGCCTCCGCTGCGCCGCCGCCAGACTTCGTTACCGCGGCCCACGAAGCCAATTACGATCAAGGTGGTGTGCCGCGGGTCCTTATTGTCTCCCGTGCCTTATAATttcccctcctcatttccctctcatCGTCCCCTCGCCTCCCGCCACTTGTCACTGAGCATAAAGAATCGTTTTCGCTGCCTCTCGCTCCCGTTTTCATTATCCTCACACCAGGCGCGCATAATGGAAAATGGGGAAAGTTTGATTAGAATCAGCGGGACGGACACAATGTAATATTGGTCAAACTGGGGCCGGCCGGTGGCGGCGCCGGGGTGCCTTTAATATTCTGCCCAAACATCGTTTTCTTTGGTGCACTTTCTAAAGAATTTTGAAAGTTGTACCTGTATGGATAAACAATCTTTTGAAATAAAATATAGGTAggcagagaggtggagagatagatacatacatacacagagatgaatagatagatatatagatagtgtgtgtgcgcgctctctcgtgtgtgtgtgtgtgtgtgtgtgtgtgtgtgtgtgtgtgtgtgtgtgtgtgtgtgtgtgtgtgtgtgtgtgtgtgtgcgtcagacCCTCACCGCTACAAGAGCTCATAACTTCCTCTGAAGCACCTTCGTTACGCCATCATGAGTCTGAACGATAACAACAAATCGAGAATCAAAGCGACGGACACAAATACACGAAAAAAATAGCGATCTGAGGCAGCTTCGGAACAaaagatatgaataaaaaaatagtgtAATCTGGGCAGGCAGCAGACTGATCACTGACGGCGGGAAACATTATGGGTGCAAGAGCTTCGAGGAGGATGTGATGAAAGGCTCTTTATCTCAGCGTTACACCTGCGTCACACACCTGTTACCTATACAACCTTTACCTTCAGTCACTCACACAACCACCACTAGTAAGGATAATCAATAATGtgacggagataagcactgaggtcacgcgcagctatatcgtatgccTCCAATTTTACTTTTACTAAAACCAGACCAGAAAACACAATAATTTTGAGGTAGAATCATAaccaaggaagaggaaacaaatattttttagtttcctttcatGTTCTTAAGCCCAACAACCACGGGACAAACAACACGAAATATATGATATCAATGAAACCACTGGACCGAACAGAACCAATTTAACAGACAATCATAACTCAAGGCCACTCTCTTACATCAACGAAACAAAGGATATGACTTTTTTTAATACCACTTTTCATCCCACACACAAGTCACTACGTAAAAAAAAACAGCCCCAAGAATTACCAAAACGAAAACAGAAAATAGAACTAGTATAAAACTCAGCCAATTCATTTACATCACCAAGACAAaggataatgttttttttttttttctaggggaTTTTTTTCCCGCTCTCACTCGCCAGGAATCATCAGGAGAGCCACGCCAATGTTTACAAGATGACCTCCCCCGGGCTTCCCTCTGCGCCCTGGACGAGGTGCCACTCTCATCTCTCCCTGGCTACTCGGATCTGCCCTCCAGCGCCCCAGGTTTCAGGAATAACAATGAAGTAAGTCAGCAAACCAACCACTCAGGAATGGACAAAAAATAGAACACAAAGGGGAGGCCATTGCAAAGGCTATCATCCCAACACTCAGAGGAAATGAACTAAAACTGCTAAGAAAGACTCTGGGACTTTAGCTATACCGTGGCCATCTTGCAGCTTCGTCAGGGCAAAGGAAACTGTAACATAGCTTCTACATATGCTCCTTCAGCGGATTTGGAGATAGCAATGAACCATGTAACTAAGATTGGAAAGGCAGGAGTCTAGGACCTTTGCTATACCGGGACCTTCTTCTTGTAGCTGCCTTAGAGTTAAGACACAAGCGCAGATCTACAAAAATACATTCCTTATGCAATGAAGCGTGTTACCAAGACAGCAAAAGAAGAGGCCTTGAATAGATTATACCCGGAGATTTGTTTAAAGGATTCGTCAGGGTAAAGAAAGCAAAATATATTCGCTTTTAATATACTCATTGAGCTACGCGGTTGAGATGAAACAACTGCAAGTAAACACGGACAATGAACCTTAAAGAAAACAGGAGGTAGGTGAGAGTAGGCAGTTTACTCTATCAGCGACGCGATTTCATGAAGCAATTGGCTCTAAACAAAAGCTCAGAATCGCACACAACACGTACGGAATGGGAGAATATATCTATCACTTTTTATCTTCCATTATCTCTTTAAATTACCTTTCTGAAGAGTCTTGTTTCCAATTTCCTGTGTGTGTCGAGGCGTCTCCGTCCTCATTCCAATCCGAGAGGCTCCGAATGgccctcttcaccctttcccatCTTCCAGTGGCCCCATACTTATCCTTACAAAAATGGTCACCTCGAAATCTCCAGGACGAGGGAGGGGGGACGAAGgtgcaagaaaagaaaggagcatCGATGTTTGGGGTAAAAATCCTATTCCAAGGCACGATAACGCGGCCTTAGAGGAGAGGTCCGCCTGGCACTGTCTTGCCACAACTGCTAGGTTACTCGGGCCCTGTTAGGATACACCCAAAACTTCGCCTACAGTAAGATTAGTGGGCGGCAGCGTTACCAAGGGCGAGGAGACGTGGCGGCGGGGGGTGTCACGCTGGCCTGGGGCGCTGCGAGACCCGCTAAACCGCCCCTCCCAGATTGAGGTTCTTTGAAAACACGTATATCGAAAACTTTGCTCGTGTCATCGATaaggcggaaggaagggaagggcagcggcCGTCCCCAACACACTGGTGAGAAGAGTTGCAGACGTGGGTGGTTGGTAATGCTGAGGAGGGTGTGGAAATACGGGAACTTTGATTAAAACAGCGGGAGCAGCTCAGCGTCCTCTGATTAACTGGTTGGTAATACTGCTGCTGGGAAGGCTGCGGCGGCGGGCGTTGGCAGCACTGGCggcggtggtaatggtgttggagagagagagagagagagagagagagagagagagaggatatgcaTGAGGCAAGTGAAGGGGCGGTGGATATTCACACAAAACATGATGAAATTAAACTTCCGTCGGCTATCAGAACGCGTCTTCACTTTAAGCACGAAATATTATTCTCTTAACGCTGCATCAtattaacgaagaggaggaggaggaggaggctaaagaataaaagaagagcaagataaagaagaaataaagagaccaACGCCTTGATACtagtgataacaataatgataatgatgatggtgatggtgaagatgatggtgatgatggtgatggtggtggtggtggtggtgatgatgtaccAGTCCCCTTCCGACACCCTCCTCCATGCCTGTTTGCCTCTGCCTGCCTGAAAAATAGTATTAATGATGAGGGTAATTATAAAGTTAATGATAAGATGATAAGGATACTAATGAGTCTGGAGAGTAGGTTTAAAAATTCGTTAGTGGACAATCTAAATCTAATTAAAGGCAGAGAGAGGTGAAAGTTGGCTGAGTGGAAGGAACTCCATTTCCCGGGACGAAGATGAGGCGGGTCCGCGGGTCCTGGCGTCTGGCGGGATACAGAGGCGAGGGGTCCAGGGCCGTGCGGAATTAAGAACCATAGATTGAACGATGGAATAAGAGAATGAGCAAAATAAAACCAGTTCTATAAGCAGTCAACAACCACAGAAAGAACGATGGCataggagaatgagagaataaaatgAGATCGTAGACTTAACTTTGTTCCTGTTCCATACGAAAGTAAGAACCACGGAATGTTCGATGcaataagagaatgaaagaacgatGGCATAGGAGAATAGAACCACAGAATGTTCGGTGGAATAAGAGAatgagcaaaataaaataaaataaaaacagttcTATACGCAGTTAACAACCACAGAAAGAACGATGGCATAGGAGAATGAGTGAATAAAATGAGATCGTAGACTAAACTTTGTTCCTGTTCCATACGAAAGTAAGAACCACAGAATGTTCGATTGAATAAGAGAATGAGCGAAAAATAAATCGTAGACTATAACTTGTTCCATTTCCATACGAAGTTAATAACCATAGAATGAACaatggaatagaagaaaaaaactgtaTGCTAAACTTGTGCGTCCTTTGATCAGCTTTTATAATCTTGCGTTAATACAAAGTCCAAGCATCCATTTAATTCACTTCCCGGACAGAGTATCGATCCGAGTGAGCGGAGCAAAGGAGACAATGCgaaataaaaagagatgaaagactaAAAGTTCTTTATATTCTTAGTACATTTCATAATACTCCTTTCAATGTAGGAGACGAATGATCAATACGAAGTTCTGTATAAAAACGTTATTGACCAAGGAATGAAGAATAATGTGAGAAAATGGACTATAAAAGATATTCTAGACTCTACTTGATGGCACGTTTTCTTATATTTTGGGACGTTTTCACATTTTTTGGGTGAGTTAATGAGGTGAACGATCCACATGCAATTCCGCCTATATCATCGATCATAAACCAAACgataaaacaagagaaggagCGGAAAACGAGATTCTGGATTTTTTTGGCTGGTAATGATGCTTGTTTTAAGACATTTTCATAGAGCCTCACTGTTTTTAGAGGAGAGGTTTCGTAAACTTTCTAGaatacctgtacacacacacacacacatacgcacagcacagcacagcacaacacagtaCAAACTATCAAAATTTGTAATGCCAACTGCCTTCACGAATCCTCTTTTAAATACCAGAGCATATGAAAACAACACAAACCCCGGACCATCATGTAGTTTTGACAAAGGACGAAAAAGATACAGTAAACTCATCAATGTCTTTACCATTCATTCCTTACATTTTAGTTGCGTCATTTACTTACGTTGAAGCAATTAGTGCAAAAGTCAGTCGGATAAATCACTCCCGCGAGCCTTCATTGGAAAATTCGCCAAAGTTTTTTGTTCCATTATCGATCCGTTCACGCAACTTGCTCTGAATAATATGCGCGAAATGGGAATTTTGTGAGGATATTAAATGTCCCCTAATTGAAAAAATCCAGGGCTTGCAgaatttttcatctctctctctctctctctctctctctctctctctctctctctctctctctctctctctctctctctctctctctctctctcctctcctctctctctctctctctctctctctctcctcctctcctctctctctctcctctctcctctcctctctctctctctctctctctctctagcccccccccacccccccaccccccctcgccGGGCCAGCGGACACCATGCAGTCATCAGGCGATAGATAACAGAGTATGCGAGAAAGTTTAATGGAAAATCATTCATCCGTTATTCAGTAATCAGATGTAATAGTTAATAGTGGCgggaataacaacagcaacaacaacaacagcaacaacaatgggGGCAGGTAGCAGCATAAGCAACAGGAGTGGaagcgagtagtagtagtagtagtagtagtagtagtagtagtagtagtagacaaagACAAGGTTAAATACACAATACCACGCTCGCCAGTATTACCAACCAAGGATTTAGTAGCAGCATAAGACGaacagtagtaacaatagtagtagtagtagtagttattgatgttgtagcacacacacacacacacacacacacacacacacacacacacacacacacaccataaactaACGCAATATCATACACAACCCACCaccaaccacacacaccaccaccaccatctctgaaTCATTAGACGCACCActctatctccaccaccacctccaccaccaccaccacagcctcaccaccaccaactctcATTCCTAAGCAATAACACACACtggtcccttcccctcccttcccagtcccttctcccctctcctcctccctattcctaACTCCTTCCatgccccttctctcccttcctagccCCTTCTCACCACTTCCATCCCTTGCTTCCCCTTCTAAGACCCTTATAGTTCTAGCCCTTCCCAGCCCATACActactctcctctcccctttctccttctctccttcctcctcccgactccttgttctcttcttcctttataaatccttctttctcctgttcattTTTGTTTCCATGCCCTCCTCATTCCTAAAGTATGCCAGTCCGCGTCCCTTctatcccctccccttcattcccctttcttactatctcctcctgccccttccccacACATCCCATTCCTCTTCCAGCTCTTCctaactctttccttcccctcccatccctttcctatcctcctcttcctcttcctaaatcCTAAGTTCCCTCCCCGTCCTTCCTATGCCTTTCTCATCTCTCCCATCCGTTCCTATCCCCTCCCCGGCCCCCTATCGCCTTCATCagccttcctatccctttctgcCCCCTCCGCTaccctccccgccccctccccaaCACCCCCACCAACATCTGCACAACACCGCCGAGCAGCAGCGTCAACAACACCACACGAATATTACATCCCCCCCCTTCGCTGGTCAAtgccccccccctcgcccccccttcccAACCCCCTCCTGCTTCCTCTTAATATTTTCTCCTGGTGGTGGTCTTGGTCTTCATACTTGTGttcttgttcgttttttttttcttttcatcttcatattcctttttcttttcttcttcttcgtcttcttcgtctgtactgatcttcctccttctcttaccggttttcttcctcctcctcctcctcctcctccttcttcttctcccttcctcctcttattattcctGTTCCTTGCCGCCTCCAtgtcatctcctccttcccctacctcatcacttctgcctccccttcctcctcctctacatccccCTACCtacaccccccttcctcctcctattcctcctcctcatcctaccttaccaatacctctcctcctcctcctcctaccccgacccccctacctctcctcctcttcctcttctacaccCCCTTACctcaaccctccttcctcctattcctcctcctcctcctcctcctcctactccaatctccccctgctcctccaccccctcctcctcctcctcctcctccgctcccttccaccttcccacaCCACGACGTATCATATTTCAGAGGCGCTAATTAAGCAAGTACGGGGGATCATAAAAGAGGCCTTATGCAGCGGGTATTCAGGAGCCAAGATCGCTAATCGCCCTCTAATTAGCTCCAGATGATCAGGCAGGTAATCATATTCATGGCCTCGGGAGCCTCGTCGGCGGGACCACCACCTTAGGAGTTCAATTAAGCTCACCTGCCCCTCAGCGCCCCGGCAGGTGTCCCCCAGGTGTTGCCGCCCCCCCGAGCGCACCTGGAATGACCGGCGACACACCTGTTTCACCTTAAATTAGTGCCCGAAATGGAGTCTTGTCGGGGTGTTTTGAAGAGCTTTTGTTATTAAGgagacatttttttcatttttcttttaatttttcatcaTAATTACTGGTATTTCGCAGAGTAAGTTTTGGTTTTACTTAAATATGTATCCAACAGACAGTCATAAGAGTGAGTTCTTcagtaggtggtcttcaggaatCTATTTTGCACCTCATTTTTTCACGGTCATTTTTCAAGTCAAGGCTTTTATATACGtcattcttctattttatttAACTGAAGTTCATacaaggaagttttttttttacagcaaaggagacagttcaaaggcatcaaaaaagaaaataataatgaaaaaaaagcctgctactcactgctcctaaaaagagtgcataggagtggccgaaagaaaggtcaatttcgggttagTCTGTCTAAACAATATCAGAGTTTCTTTCATATCATCGTGTATTGCGTATTCTCACAGACCATTATTCGCCATCAGAAAGTTATCGTTGGAATCTAAATACGAATTCCGCTGAGCTAAACCACATTTTGAGATGGGGACGAGATTACGGTTAACTGCATATGAAAATACACAACATTACAGGTGAGAGAATAACATTGTGCCGCGTTACCCCCACAGGTAATGAATGCACCTTGTTAAGCCACCTGGAGATTTACCTGGCGATAAGCAACACCTAATTACGGAAAGATCAAGATACGTCATCCACgtaaacaacaaataaacaatgtaaaaactggttacacatacacacacacacacacacacacacacacacacacacacacacacacacacacacacacacacatttatattccCTCATAAACGTAGTGGAGTATAATAATATTGATCCTTTAATAATAAGTTAAAATATCaagagtaataatgataaaaagtaatactctctctctctctctctctctctctctctctctctctctctctctctctctctctctctctctctctctctctctctctctctctctctctctctctctctctctctctctctctctctctctctctctctctctctctctctctctctctctctctctcctattagtTTGTCTACACTATCatacattttattattatttctttatgatattaaCTCCATTGCCTTGTCTTTCATTATTATATACTCTAtcgttattactatttttatctattattcTATCAAcctcatcatttttatcatcatcttttcttttttcttatctacaTATTACCACTTTCCTATCTACGGTTCCACCCACTTCTCTCTTCCACAccttctcccccactccctctttctttctctctcttcctccccatcactctttcttttattttatcttctcatCCTTCCATTTAGCTCCCCGCCTCTCGTCCCTTGTTCCGCCTGTTCCCACCTGTGCTACTTCAAAGAACACTTTTATATTCCTCTCAGATAACCTCGTCACAGACCATTGCCGACTCCACTACCTGTAAATTATGTACTCTCCACACCacttatataactctctctctctctctctctctctctctctctctctctctctctctctctctctctctctctctctctctctctctctctctctctctctctctctctctctctctctctctctctctctctcgctatctttACAGGGAGTTGCGGTACATGGCATCAAGCTGGAGGGCCGTTTTGGGGCAGTACCTGGCGAGCTGGTACGAGAGGAACAGGTATTGGGCGTTAGGCAGGTGCAGGAGGTGATCTGGGTCCCCTGTGGCACTGAGAAGACTGGCTCCCTCCGCCTCCCGCACGTCCTGGGTGAGGGAGCGAGGGGGTTAGATAGTGccagggtgctctctctctctctattcctctgtctctctctccttgtctttctcagCGTTGCACCTATCTTCAAATAAGCACAATATATCacatctctacctcctcctcctcctcctcctcctcctcctgctctggcTTCTCACACACCGTATCCCCGAATAATGGAGACGCTAAGAAAATATAGGTCGTTTTGGTGAGCGCGGCGAGGAGAGCAGCGCGTGTGAGGCGGGCTGTCTAATGGATGCCACTTTGTGTGTTGGCTGGCGGGGAGGATAAGACTGCTGAGTGGGATGAGACGGCATCCTCTTATCGCGGCGTAGCATCGGGGGAAGGTCATGGCTGcctaatgctcctcctcctccgcctcctcctcctcctatctttgcTTGCCCGTATAGCCCCTACCAAAATAAATAGCCACTCGTCCTCCACTGCCTACTCAACTTCCGGCTCCCCTTCCTATCAAAACGTAGAGTCGGAGGTAAGAGCATGGCTGCCTGATACACActaactcctcctctttttcctatacctcttcttctatctctgcTTGCCTGTTGTTGGTGCCTCTTCCACTGTTATCTCAAACTCCTCAACCTTCTCTAGCTTCCTCAATCTGTCTTTGCCCGTAGCTATCCCAACATTACTACAACAGCCTCTGCCGGAAAcccctcatcatcttcatctatcccttcttctccttgtctgaagctaccaccattattactactcTTAACttgcctatcccttcccttttcttcagctGCTGCATCACTATAGCGCATTGTCTTAATCTAATTGAGGACTTGAATAGGGTGAGAGGACAGTTACCTCGGTGGACGCCATGTCAAGCACCTCGCCGGGCGCtaggacggtggtggtggtgcagttggCCGAAGGAAGGTTGTCTATGGTCTTCACGCCACACGCCGCTTTCACCGCCTCCGTCAGTAGCTCATCAGCGTTTGTAAGGTAGCCAGGAGTCTTGCCCTCCGCGCCGGCCTCCTGAGGGTGTGAGGGAGCGTCACTGTCGGCTGTATCTTATCGTATCGGAGGTTAAGTTAATGGGTCGTCCCTTTAAGGCACTGAGAGCGTGTGGGCATTAGTGAGGCTGAGGTGTTGTATATAAACAGTGACGCCTCGCTTCCCACCTGCTACCCAGCTCCACCAGACAGCAGGTTATCCATCAGGTCTGCTGTAGCACATTCACACCTGACCGCTAACAGGCTGGCGGGTGCTCTAAATGCTATCAGTGTTCATCGCGCCAAGAACTAATGATTACCTTCCTCAGCTCCAGATTATTCGATGATTACGAGCTTCACCTTGAAAATACACACCTGAACTTAACCCACTTAaaagaaacacgtaaaaaaactAATGACTATCTCTCATGGCGTGGCCACTCCTTCAGGCCTTCTGAGATTTTGATCAGTCAGTTAACCTTGACTTATTCATATTGATTACGAACTCTTTAAGTTGTCAGTACACACCTTTAGGCTAACCCACTGGTCTTAGGCGCGCCAGGCACTAAGGATCATGGTGGCCACTCCCTCTTAACTTGTGTGACTTCGATCAATAAATTTGCTTCGACTTCACTCTAATTCCGGACTCCTCACCTTACTAAAGAACTCAAAAACTCAAGAACAACCAACACCTACTCGTCTTCGGGCCAACGAGAAGGACCTACCAGGAGTCTCGCGGCGGCGGCCAGGACGGGGTGGTGCCGCGACGCTCCTAGCACCACAGAGTTAACCCCGTCTTCCTCCTTCGCCGCCAGGAGCACCCGGGGTCTTGTTTCCAGCCACAGGGGGCGGGTCGGCACCATCCCCAGAGGCAGCACCACGCCTCCCGCCGCCCACAGCAGTGCCACCCGCGCCGCCATCCACGTCATCCACTCCGGGTAAGTGGTCCACCCGATAAGCTTGGCCAGGCCTTTAATGGGCGTCCTGCTCACCGTctggaggcgaggcgaggcaaggcgagGCTCAAGTCATATCAAGCGCTGCTCTCCATCAacaaggaccaccaccaccaccaccacctacaccaccactgccacctatCACCAACACCCACATCACCCCTAAat encodes the following:
- the LOC127000463 gene encoding lactosylceramide 4-alpha-galactosyltransferase-like, whose protein sequence is MIFGPRPTLGWLGYLLLKGSWWRLAVLLSFLSVITVFLVHRGQNSVTLQHSVPSPFSPPVMFLPPPSHSYMTPLDVCSVEAAVEADEDGGASRDVLSGGEDWKLGRGGYPVRRQVYVFLWGSSMGPGDVWGRWVTRLPKVTVNLLDVPRTVSRTPIKGLAKLIGWTTYPEWMTWMAARVALLWAAGGVVLPLGMVPTRPLWLETRPRVLLAAKEEDGVNSVVLGASRHHPVLAAAARLLEAGAEGKTPGYLTNADELLTEAVKAACGVKTIDNLPSANCTTTTVLAPGEVLDMASTEDVREAEGASLLSATGDPDHLLHLPNAQYLFLSYQLARYCPKTALQLDAMYRNSL